One genomic window of Caldivirga maquilingensis IC-167 includes the following:
- a CDS encoding PhoH family protein yields the protein MMSSLFDNVKPLTMGQERLINVLKDDGNEVVGAFGPTGTGKSFITVIYGISAVLSGRFKRLIIARPLIDITSGKLESPEELGDLYYRVAGQYLYDILGDMVPRDDMEKMLRDGRVIVTDVSYLRGRTFDESVILLDDAQHAPPENAAEVLMRMGRNARLIIAGDPILQRPLGIEKDGATLMREVLLNEEKAMVVDLGLKDIIRPGAKRGLKLMFELRLRRRSLNDDEKKLMDVIRVHAPDADVVTVVGFRDIKENLDIKSENAPDALIVAKEGYLGRVVGKGGERIKAIENDSGFKLIRTVEMSLDFKQWIRTIHPISWIIKHIVDVDFAGPELQVILRREMGAFVGPKGTYIRLLDRVFKRLLNIGVRAIEEEQPTEQ from the coding sequence ATGATGTCCAGCCTATTTGATAATGTTAAGCCACTTACAATGGGGCAGGAGAGGTTAATTAATGTACTTAAGGATGATGGTAATGAGGTTGTTGGAGCCTTTGGCCCAACTGGGACTGGTAAAAGTTTCATAACGGTGATTTACGGCATCTCAGCGGTATTAAGTGGTCGATTTAAGAGGCTCATAATAGCTAGGCCTTTAATAGACATAACCAGTGGTAAGCTTGAATCCCCTGAGGAGTTAGGTGACTTATACTATAGGGTTGCTGGGCAATACCTGTACGACATATTAGGCGACATGGTGCCTAGGGATGATATGGAGAAGATGCTTAGGGATGGTAGAGTTATAGTGACTGATGTTAGCTACCTAAGGGGTAGGACCTTCGATGAATCAGTGATACTGCTTGATGATGCACAGCATGCTCCCCCAGAGAACGCTGCTGAGGTTCTTATGAGGATGGGTAGGAACGCTAGGTTGATAATTGCCGGTGATCCAATACTGCAGAGGCCATTGGGTATTGAGAAGGATGGCGCAACGTTAATGAGGGAGGTTCTGCTTAATGAGGAGAAGGCTATGGTTGTTGACTTAGGTTTGAAGGATATAATTAGACCTGGAGCTAAGAGGGGCCTTAAATTAATGTTTGAGCTTAGGTTAAGGAGAAGGAGCCTGAATGATGATGAGAAGAAGTTAATGGATGTTATAAGGGTTCATGCCCCAGATGCGGATGTAGTCACTGTGGTGGGCTTTAGGGATATTAAGGAGAACCTAGACATAAAGTCTGAGAATGCCCCAGATGCATTAATAGTGGCTAAGGAGGGTTACTTAGGTAGGGTTGTGGGTAAGGGTGGGGAGAGGATTAAGGCTATTGAGAATGATTCAGGCTTCAAGTTAATAAGAACGGTTGAAATGAGCCTTGACTTTAAGCAGTGGATTAGAACAATACATCCAATAAGCTGGATAATTAAGCACATTGTTGATGTTGATTTCGCTGGACCTGAGTTACAAGTGATCTTGAGGAGGGAAATGGGGGCCTTCGTTGGGCCTAAGGGAACCTACATTAGGCTTCTTGATAGGGTTTTCAAGAGGTTATTGAACATTGGCGTGAGGGCTATTGAGGAGGAGCAGCCAACGGAGCAATAG
- a CDS encoding CBS domain-containing protein — MSVKINQLMRSGVISVDAATPIKEAAKVMTRNNVGLLVVMSNGRMTGVVSEKDIVRAVANGVNPSDPIEKITTKSVISVNHESSLHEAAELMHKLNIRHLVVVDDNNNPVGVVSIRDIVGESIRLRTLAEQGVVNDTEEPIPCTD, encoded by the coding sequence ATGTCAGTGAAAATTAATCAACTAATGAGGAGTGGAGTAATATCAGTAGATGCTGCAACACCCATAAAGGAGGCGGCTAAGGTAATGACTAGGAATAACGTAGGCCTGCTCGTGGTTATGAGTAATGGGAGAATGACCGGTGTAGTCAGTGAGAAGGATATAGTAAGGGCAGTGGCTAATGGCGTAAACCCAAGCGACCCCATTGAGAAAATAACCACTAAGAGTGTAATATCAGTGAACCATGAATCATCACTACATGAAGCAGCTGAGCTAATGCATAAGTTAAACATAAGGCACTTAGTGGTTGTTGATGATAATAATAATCCAGTGGGTGTAGTCTCAATAAGGGATATTGTGGGTGAATCAATTAGATTAAGGACACTTGCTGAGCAGGGGGTAGTTAATGATACTGAGGAACCAATACCATGCACTGATTAA